A single window of Methylocella tundrae DNA harbors:
- the cobD gene encoding threonine-phosphate decarboxylase CobD: protein MRGETHGSKSGGSGEGGKALKHDRGRIDRLSEEASQLSGNTERATDLIPGHDAGRQAHGGDLSAARQAFPCAPEPWLDLSTGVNPYCYPFSPPSAESSTRLPDAPGLAALEAAARTAYGASRDAEIVAAPGTQAIINWLPHLFPARRVGILGFTYFEHFSAWRASGAATSIVNDLDGFGDKDVGVIVNPNNPDGRLIARDDLRGLAESFRERGKLLIIDEAFADFLEPGVSLAPELPRSGALVLRSFGKTFGLPGLRLGFAIAPRDMALKLRAAFGCWPISGAAIAIGAQALADSPWFEAARERLKGDAAALDAILKSAGFELYGGSPLFRLAAAPDAGRRFKALAGAGIWVRRFDARPDWLRLAIPGRESDRDRLRRALGVEAPNVVEAL from the coding sequence ATGCGCGGTGAAACCCATGGGTCGAAGTCCGGCGGAAGCGGTGAAGGCGGCAAGGCGTTAAAGCATGATCGAGGACGGATTGACCGGCTTTCCGAAGAGGCGTCGCAATTGAGCGGCAACACGGAACGCGCGACTGACCTTATCCCCGGCCATGACGCTGGAAGGCAAGCTCATGGCGGCGATCTTTCGGCGGCGCGCCAGGCTTTTCCATGCGCGCCCGAGCCTTGGCTTGATCTTTCGACCGGCGTCAATCCTTATTGCTATCCTTTCTCGCCGCCGTCCGCCGAAAGCTCGACGCGCCTGCCGGACGCGCCGGGGCTGGCCGCGCTCGAGGCCGCCGCCAGAACCGCCTATGGGGCCTCGCGTGACGCGGAGATTGTCGCGGCTCCGGGGACGCAGGCCATCATCAATTGGCTGCCGCATCTCTTTCCAGCGCGTCGCGTCGGCATCCTTGGCTTTACCTATTTCGAACATTTTTCCGCCTGGCGAGCCTCTGGCGCTGCGACGTCGATCGTCAATGATCTCGACGGGTTTGGCGACAAGGATGTCGGCGTCATCGTCAATCCAAACAATCCGGACGGCCGGCTCATCGCCCGCGACGACCTTCGCGGCTTGGCGGAAAGCTTTCGGGAGCGCGGCAAACTTCTCATCATTGATGAAGCCTTCGCCGATTTTCTTGAACCCGGCGTCAGCCTTGCGCCAGAACTGCCGCGATCCGGCGCCCTCGTTCTGCGATCCTTCGGCAAGACCTTTGGCTTGCCGGGGCTCCGGCTTGGCTTCGCCATCGCGCCGCGCGACATGGCTTTGAAGCTGCGTGCGGCGTTCGGGTGCTGGCCAATCTCAGGCGCAGCGATCGCGATCGGCGCACAAGCTCTTGCCGATTCGCCGTGGTTCGAGGCGGCGCGCGAAAGGCTGAAGGGGGACGCCGCGGCGCTCGATGCGATTCTCAAAAGCGCGGGTTTTGAGCTTTATGGCGGGAGCCCGTTATTCCGTCTTGCGGCCGCGCCCGACGCCGGGCGGCGTTTCAAGGCGCTGGCGGGGGCCGGGATTTGGGTGCGGCGCTTCGACGCTCGTCCAGACTGGCTTCGTCTCGCGATACCAGGACGTGAGAGCGATCGCGACCGCCTTCGACGCGCCCTTGGCGTTGAAGCGCCAAACGTCGTTGAGGCGCTGTAA
- the cbiB gene encoding adenosylcobinamide-phosphate synthase CbiB, which yields MGFTAHFELAVLAVAIEAVVGYPPALYAALGHPVSWIGALISYCDRRLNREDRSFAERRILGAAALGFILAAAGGAAFVISSLIVHLALPNSIALCLLALIASSLIAQRSLHSHVRAVALALEHRGLEAGRAAVAAIVGRNVSALDAAGVARAAIESLAENFSDGIVAPAFWLAAGGLPGGVCYKAINTADSMIGHLTPRHAAFGYAAAKLDDVANFFPARLSVLWIAVAAMFLKGAGAGGAWRTALRDGRGHPSPNAGWPEAAFAGALGLKLGGPRRYGDEEIADAWIGSGESAATSRDIFRALALYRRACLVHWGVLALAALLFIARG from the coding sequence ATGGGTTTCACCGCGCATTTTGAGCTGGCCGTCCTTGCTGTAGCGATCGAGGCCGTGGTTGGCTACCCACCCGCGCTTTATGCGGCGCTCGGCCATCCGGTCAGCTGGATCGGCGCCTTGATCTCGTATTGCGACCGGCGCCTCAATCGCGAGGACCGGTCTTTCGCGGAGCGGCGCATTCTGGGCGCGGCCGCGCTTGGCTTCATATTGGCCGCCGCCGGGGGCGCGGCATTCGTCATCAGCTCCCTCATCGTTCACTTGGCCCTGCCGAATTCGATCGCGCTGTGCCTGCTTGCGCTTATCGCTTCGAGCCTGATCGCGCAACGCAGCCTCCATTCTCATGTCCGCGCCGTGGCGTTGGCGCTTGAGCATCGCGGGCTGGAGGCCGGCCGCGCCGCGGTCGCCGCCATTGTCGGGCGCAACGTCAGCGCTCTGGATGCAGCGGGCGTCGCCCGGGCGGCGATCGAGAGCCTCGCCGAGAATTTTTCCGACGGGATCGTCGCGCCGGCGTTCTGGCTGGCTGCTGGCGGTCTTCCCGGCGGCGTCTGCTACAAGGCGATCAATACAGCCGACAGCATGATCGGCCACCTGACGCCGCGCCATGCCGCCTTCGGCTACGCCGCCGCCAAACTCGATGATGTCGCGAATTTCTTTCCCGCCCGCTTGTCCGTCCTCTGGATCGCCGTCGCCGCCATGTTCCTGAAAGGCGCCGGCGCTGGGGGCGCCTGGCGCACGGCCTTGCGCGACGGGCGCGGCCACCCCTCCCCCAACGCCGGCTGGCCGGAGGCGGCATTCGCCGGAGCGCTTGGCCTCAAACTTGGCGGCCCGCGCCGCTATGGCGACGAGGAAATCGCTGATGCCTGGATCGGCAGCGGCGAGAGCGCCGCGACGAGCCGGGATATTTTTCGCGCGCTCGCCCTTTATCGACGCGCCTGCCTCGTCCACTGGGGCGTGCTGGCGCTCGCCGCGCTGCTTTTTATCGCGCGAGGGTAA
- a CDS encoding nicotinate-nucleotide adenylyltransferase has translation MSPRRLEALYRQIDVASLEGRTGGQEHPGLVRLPPHYKGLRVGLFGGSFNPPHKGHRAASLLALRRLRLDRVWWLVSPGNPLKDKTELTPLGQRMAAAQKLACHPRIEVTGVEAAIGTTYSFETVAYLKRRCPGVHFVWIMGADNLAGFHRWKRWRDLVALVPIAIIDRPGSTLKAMSTRAGWMLAPYRLPENAAARLAAAKPPAFVFLHGPRSPLSSTALRKSRP, from the coding sequence ATGAGCCCGCGACGTCTTGAGGCGCTTTACAGGCAAATAGACGTCGCTTCGCTCGAAGGGCGCACGGGCGGACAAGAGCATCCAGGACTTGTCAGGCTGCCGCCGCACTATAAGGGGCTGCGCGTCGGGCTGTTCGGCGGGAGCTTTAATCCGCCACATAAGGGGCATCGCGCGGCGAGCCTCCTAGCGCTGCGCCGATTGCGGCTCGATCGCGTCTGGTGGCTCGTCAGTCCCGGCAATCCGCTGAAGGATAAGACGGAACTCACTCCTCTGGGTCAGCGCATGGCCGCGGCGCAAAAGCTCGCCTGCCACCCACGGATCGAGGTCACAGGCGTCGAGGCGGCGATCGGCACAACCTATAGTTTCGAGACGGTCGCTTATCTGAAACGACGTTGCCCCGGCGTTCATTTCGTGTGGATCATGGGCGCCGACAATCTCGCCGGATTTCACCGCTGGAAACGCTGGCGCGATCTCGTCGCTCTCGTGCCGATCGCGATCATCGACCGGCCGGGCTCGACATTAAAGGCTATGTCGACGCGGGCGGGATGGATGCTCGCTCCCTATAGGCTGCCCGAAAACGCCGCCGCGCGCCTTGCGGCTGCGAAGCCGCCGGCTTTCGTTTTCCTGCATGGGCCGCGCTCCCCGCTATCATCGACAGCGTTGCGCAAAAGCCGCCCATAG
- a CDS encoding cupredoxin domain-containing protein, which produces MEGKSLKNVATLWLVLSLLLIGAPLSADEEPTFTLEFHDGKVAPLRVEVPANTRFKLELRNTGDTPAEFESAELRKEKVLAPNSTSILVFRTLDPGEYQFFDDFHPDAPKAVIIAK; this is translated from the coding sequence ATGGAAGGCAAAAGCTTGAAGAATGTTGCGACGCTTTGGCTTGTCTTGAGCCTTCTTTTGATCGGAGCGCCTCTCAGCGCCGACGAAGAGCCGACGTTTACGCTCGAGTTCCACGACGGCAAGGTCGCGCCCTTGCGCGTCGAGGTGCCCGCCAACACGCGCTTCAAGCTTGAACTGCGTAATACGGGCGATACGCCGGCGGAATTCGAAAGCGCTGAATTGCGCAAGGAAAAAGTGCTTGCGCCAAATTCGACGTCGATCCTCGTGTTCAGGACGCTGGACCCCGGCGAATATCAGTTTTTCGATGATTTTCACCCGGACGCGCCAAAGGCCGTTATCATTGCGAAATGA
- a CDS encoding cobyric acid synthase gives MLQGTGSDVGKSLIVAGLCRAYRNRGLKVLPFKPQNMSNNAAVTADGGEIGRAQALQALACGAVASVDMNPVLLKPQSNIGAQVVLRGRVVGTAAAREYQDWKPKLLAPVLESFERLAQKCDLVIVEGAGSASEINLRKNDIANMGFSRAADAPVILIGDIDRGGVIAQIVGTKAVLDPADARMIKGFLVNKFRGDPALFSDGMALIEQMTGWPNLGLIPFCPDAARLPAEDALGLAGKRRSGTGKILVAVPLLPGISNFDDLDPLGLESDLSLIMVRSGEPLPAEARLVLLPGSKTTIADLSALRREGWDIDLAAHVRRGGHVIGLCGGYQMLGRVLRDHQGFEGPPGETAGLGLLDIATELAAEKVLAPVRGRGAADGAPFKGYEMHLGRTEGAGCDRPMVIFDDGRRDGAVSADGRISGCYVHGLFSEPAQRSALLARLGGSGSGLSYEASVESALDAIARHLEIHMDLDLLLTLAR, from the coding sequence ATGCTGCAGGGGACCGGGTCCGACGTCGGCAAATCGCTGATCGTCGCCGGTCTCTGCCGCGCTTATCGCAACCGCGGCCTCAAAGTCCTGCCTTTCAAGCCGCAGAACATGTCGAACAATGCCGCCGTCACCGCGGACGGAGGCGAGATTGGCCGCGCTCAGGCGCTGCAGGCGCTGGCTTGCGGCGCCGTGGCGAGCGTCGACATGAACCCGGTGCTGCTCAAGCCGCAAAGCAACATTGGCGCGCAGGTGGTGCTGCGCGGGCGCGTCGTCGGGACCGCCGCGGCGCGTGAGTATCAGGACTGGAAGCCGAAGCTGCTGGCCCCCGTTCTCGAAAGCTTCGAGCGCCTTGCGCAAAAGTGCGATCTCGTCATCGTGGAAGGCGCAGGAAGCGCCTCGGAGATCAATCTGCGCAAGAACGACATCGCCAATATGGGATTTTCACGCGCCGCTGACGCGCCTGTGATTTTGATTGGAGATATCGACCGTGGCGGCGTCATCGCCCAGATCGTCGGGACCAAGGCGGTGCTCGATCCCGCCGACGCGAGGATGATCAAAGGCTTTCTCGTCAACAAATTTCGCGGCGATCCGGCGCTTTTTTCGGACGGCATGGCGCTGATCGAGCAAATGACCGGTTGGCCGAATCTGGGGCTTATTCCATTTTGCCCTGACGCGGCTCGCCTGCCGGCCGAGGACGCTCTTGGCCTGGCCGGGAAGCGGCGTTCGGGGACCGGAAAAATCCTCGTCGCCGTTCCGCTCCTGCCGGGGATTTCCAATTTCGACGATCTCGATCCTTTGGGGCTCGAGAGCGATCTTTCGCTCATCATGGTCCGCTCCGGCGAGCCTTTGCCGGCGGAAGCAAGGCTCGTTCTTCTGCCGGGCTCCAAAACGACGATCGCGGATCTTTCGGCTCTCCGGCGCGAGGGCTGGGACATTGACCTTGCCGCGCATGTGCGGCGCGGCGGCCATGTCATTGGCCTTTGCGGCGGATATCAGATGCTGGGCCGCGTCCTCCGAGATCATCAAGGCTTTGAGGGTCCGCCCGGCGAGACGGCGGGGCTTGGTCTGCTCGATATCGCCACAGAACTCGCGGCCGAAAAGGTTTTGGCTCCCGTGCGGGGCAGGGGGGCGGCCGACGGCGCGCCGTTCAAGGGCTATGAGATGCATCTTGGCCGCACAGAGGGTGCTGGCTGCGATCGGCCGATGGTCATTTTCGACGACGGCCGCCGCGATGGCGCCGTCTCCGCCGACGGCCGCATCAGCGGCTGCTACGTGCATGGGTTGTTCAGCGAGCCGGCGCAGCGCAGCGCGCTGCTGGCGCGCCTCGGCGGCTCCGGCTCCGGCCTATCTTACGAGGCGTCGGTCGAAAGCGCGCTCGACGCCATCGCCCGGCATCTTGAGATCCACATGGACCTCGACCTGCTGCTTACCCTCGCGCGATAA
- the cobO gene encoding cob(I)yrinic acid a,c-diamide adenosyltransferase: MQKRKAVQDAEVAGKAITGKGLLIVHTGAGKGKSTAAFGLLLRALGHGWRCGVVQFIKGAWETGERDMFRRFPDLVAWHSMGEGFTWETQDRARDVAAAEAAWAKALDLMADPAIKLIVLDELNIALRYDYLPLAMVVAELSGRRPDLHVIVTGRNAKAELIAAADLVTEMSLVKHHFSAGVKAQQGIEF, from the coding sequence ATGCAAAAGCGCAAGGCCGTTCAGGACGCCGAGGTCGCCGGCAAAGCCATCACCGGAAAAGGACTCCTGATCGTCCACACCGGCGCCGGCAAGGGCAAGTCGACGGCGGCCTTCGGACTTTTGCTGCGCGCGCTCGGCCATGGCTGGCGATGCGGCGTCGTGCAATTCATCAAAGGAGCCTGGGAGACTGGCGAGCGCGACATGTTCCGCCGCTTTCCCGATCTCGTCGCCTGGCATTCGATGGGGGAGGGGTTTACCTGGGAGACCCAGGATCGCGCGCGCGACGTGGCCGCGGCCGAAGCGGCCTGGGCGAAAGCGCTGGACCTCATGGCCGATCCCGCGATCAAGCTGATCGTTCTCGATGAGCTGAACATTGCGCTCCGCTATGATTACCTGCCGCTCGCGATGGTCGTCGCGGAGCTTAGCGGCCGCAGACCCGACCTCCATGTCATCGTCACGGGCCGCAACGCCAAGGCGGAGCTCATCGCGGCCGCCGACCTCGTCACCGAAATGAGTTTGGTCAAGCATCATTTCTCGGCTGGCGTCAAAGCGCAGCAGGGCATCGAGTTTTGA
- a CDS encoding c-type cytochrome, methanol metabolism-related gives MKITALLRCLLAGGFVVAASAARSDGAGDPTPVSSTDGQYFDKDGNPTYKIGKDGKVDWYTFIGYRMYGANCLQCHGPDALGSSYAPSLVDSLKSLSTQQVLGTIIGGKRDVTAAQDLVMPSFGENKNVMCYLNPIYTYLRARSDGALGRERPSNHEAKPADWEKTVDDCFK, from the coding sequence ATGAAGATAACGGCTCTGCTTCGCTGCCTGCTCGCCGGCGGTTTTGTCGTCGCCGCGAGCGCGGCTCGCTCTGATGGAGCCGGTGACCCAACGCCCGTCAGTTCGACGGACGGGCAATATTTTGATAAAGACGGCAACCCGACCTACAAGATCGGCAAGGACGGCAAAGTCGACTGGTACACCTTCATCGGTTACCGCATGTACGGCGCCAACTGCCTCCAGTGCCACGGTCCGGACGCCCTCGGCTCCTCCTATGCGCCCTCTCTCGTCGATTCTTTGAAGTCGCTCTCGACCCAGCAGGTGCTCGGAACGATCATCGGCGGCAAGCGTGACGTCACCGCGGCGCAGGATCTGGTGATGCCCTCGTTCGGGGAAAACAAGAACGTCATGTGCTATCTCAACCCCATTTACACCTATTTGCGGGCGCGCTCGGACGGCGCATTGGGCCGCGAGCGGCCGAGCAACCACGAGGCGAAGCCGGCCGACTGGGAAAAGACGGTCGACGACTGCTTCAAGTGA
- a CDS encoding 4Fe-4S binding protein has translation MAYLVARETEADLAGGPSAQGGEPPRRSPLSRALGHFGDWLRLHQKLIRRVQWVVVFAYLLLVAVPAFLPLPERTAHIWTNLTLFAQFAFWGVWWPFVLLSMVLVGRTWCGVFCPEGALTEIVSRHGRGLAVPRWVTWKFWPFVAFVCTTIYGQMISVYQYPKPALLILGGSTAGAIAIGYLYGRNKRVWCRYLCPVNGVFGLLAKLAPVHFRVDEEAWSRSRHAHNAGVRRVNCAPLVPLRLMKGNHDCHMCGRCSGFRDAIELAPRSPNQEIVEVAGAAPKPVETLLIVFGLMGVAAGAFHWGASPWYVEIKQDLATWLIDSGVMWPLQASAPWWIFTNYPDVNDQLTLLDGAVLIFYIAATAVAIGALVSACLYAATRSLGAYASERYHHLAQSLIPIAACGVFLGLSMTTVSLLRAEGVSFAFLSLLRAGLLGGAALWSIVLAWGIAGRWTKSPLRRFAATAGAGLAASIGVFSWALLFWIW, from the coding sequence ATGGCTTATCTGGTTGCGAGAGAGACCGAGGCGGATCTCGCGGGGGGGCCGTCGGCGCAGGGGGGCGAGCCGCCGCGGCGCTCGCCGTTGTCGCGCGCGCTCGGCCATTTCGGCGATTGGCTGCGGCTCCATCAGAAACTGATCCGGCGCGTGCAGTGGGTCGTCGTCTTCGCTTATCTCTTGCTGGTCGCGGTTCCTGCATTCCTGCCTTTGCCGGAACGCACGGCGCATATCTGGACCAATCTCACGCTCTTCGCCCAATTCGCTTTCTGGGGCGTCTGGTGGCCCTTTGTGCTGCTCAGCATGGTGCTGGTCGGACGCACCTGGTGCGGCGTCTTCTGTCCGGAAGGGGCGCTGACGGAAATAGTCAGCCGCCACGGCCGCGGCCTTGCGGTGCCGCGCTGGGTCACCTGGAAATTCTGGCCTTTCGTCGCTTTCGTCTGCACCACGATTTACGGCCAGATGATCAGCGTCTATCAATATCCGAAGCCTGCTCTCCTGATCCTCGGCGGCTCGACGGCGGGCGCGATCGCCATTGGCTATCTTTACGGCCGCAACAAGCGCGTCTGGTGCCGTTATCTTTGCCCGGTGAATGGCGTCTTCGGCCTTTTGGCGAAGCTCGCGCCCGTTCATTTCAGGGTCGACGAAGAGGCCTGGTCGAGATCGCGGCATGCGCATAACGCAGGCGTCAGGCGGGTGAATTGCGCGCCGCTGGTGCCGCTCCGGTTGATGAAGGGCAATCACGATTGCCATATGTGCGGCCGCTGCAGCGGGTTCCGCGACGCCATCGAACTCGCGCCGCGTTCGCCAAATCAGGAGATCGTCGAGGTCGCGGGCGCAGCGCCCAAGCCCGTCGAGACGCTGCTCATCGTTTTCGGCCTGATGGGGGTCGCCGCTGGCGCGTTCCATTGGGGGGCGAGCCCCTGGTATGTCGAGATCAAGCAGGATCTGGCGACCTGGCTCATCGACAGTGGCGTCATGTGGCCTTTGCAGGCTTCGGCTCCGTGGTGGATTTTCACCAATTATCCGGACGTCAACGATCAACTGACCCTTCTCGACGGCGCCGTTCTCATATTCTACATCGCCGCCACCGCCGTCGCCATTGGCGCTCTGGTTTCAGCCTGCCTGTACGCCGCGACGCGCAGTCTCGGCGCCTATGCCTCGGAGCGCTATCACCATCTCGCGCAAAGCCTCATTCCGATTGCGGCCTGCGGCGTCTTTCTGGGCCTTAGCATGACCACTGTCTCCCTGCTGCGGGCCGAAGGCGTCTCGTTCGCTTTCCTCAGCCTCTTGCGCGCCGGATTGCTGGGGGGCGCGGCGCTCTGGTCGATCGTTCTGGCATGGGGGATCGCCGGCCGCTGGACCAAAAGCCCTCTGCGCCGTTTCGCTGCGACAGCGGGCGCCGGGCTTGCCGCCTCGATCGGCGTCTTCAGCTGGGCGCTGCTTTTCTGGATCTGGTAA
- the cobW gene encoding cobalamin biosynthesis protein CobW, with protein MNDLSHSRLSRIPATIVTGFLGAGKTTLIRHILASAGGRRLALIINEFGDIGVDGDILKGCGDLACAEDSIIELANGCICCTVADDFLPAIERLLALDPPPEHIIIETSGLALPKPLVKAFDWPGVRARLTVDGVIAVVDGAAVADGRFVDDPEKLALQRQADPSIDHDNPLEEVFEDQLLCADLIVLNKIDLIAAPEQARIASDIKALLPRATKVIASQQGRIDARVLLGLGAAAEDDVSNRRSHHDEEAEHDHDDFESLIMEVDAIDEAAPFIRRLEAVAEAHDVLRIKGFVEARGKPMRLLVQGVGNRFQHSFDRPWESGEARCGRLVIIGKKGLDAAAIKRMLER; from the coding sequence ATGAACGATCTCTCCCACAGCCGTCTTTCGCGCATTCCCGCGACCATCGTCACCGGCTTCCTCGGCGCCGGAAAGACGACGCTGATCCGCCATATTCTCGCCAGCGCGGGAGGACGCCGTCTCGCCCTCATCATCAATGAGTTCGGCGACATCGGCGTCGATGGCGATATCCTCAAGGGCTGTGGCGATCTCGCTTGCGCGGAAGACAGCATCATCGAACTCGCCAACGGCTGTATCTGCTGCACGGTCGCGGATGATTTTCTTCCCGCCATCGAAAGGCTTCTCGCGCTCGATCCTCCGCCTGAACATATCATCATCGAGACATCCGGCCTCGCGCTGCCGAAGCCGCTCGTCAAGGCTTTCGACTGGCCGGGCGTCCGCGCGCGATTGACGGTCGATGGCGTCATCGCCGTCGTCGATGGAGCGGCCGTCGCCGATGGCCGCTTCGTTGACGATCCAGAAAAGCTCGCGCTGCAGCGGCAAGCCGATCCCTCGATCGACCATGACAATCCCCTCGAAGAAGTCTTTGAAGACCAATTGCTGTGCGCCGACCTTATCGTCTTGAACAAGATCGACCTCATCGCCGCGCCCGAGCAAGCCCGCATCGCTTCTGACATCAAGGCGCTCCTGCCCCGCGCGACGAAAGTAATCGCGTCGCAGCAGGGGCGGATCGACGCGCGGGTTCTGCTCGGCCTTGGCGCCGCCGCTGAAGATGACGTGTCGAACCGGCGCTCGCATCATGATGAAGAAGCCGAGCACGACCATGATGACTTCGAAAGCCTTATCATGGAGGTCGACGCTATTGACGAGGCCGCCCCTTTCATTCGCCGGCTGGAGGCTGTCGCCGAGGCTCACGACGTGCTGCGGATCAAGGGTTTCGTCGAGGCGCGCGGCAAGCCGATGCGCCTTCTCGTGCAAGGCGTCGGCAACAGGTTCCAGCATAGTTTCGACCGGCCCTGGGAGTCGGGCGAGGCGCGCTGCGGGCGCCTCGTGATCATTGGGAAAAAGGGCCTCGACGCCGCCGCGATCAAGCGGATGCTGGAGCGCTGA
- a CDS encoding iron transporter, with translation MKLFGPALIALALASFVAVPAIAKEYPIGKPQEQGGMEIGAVYLQPIEMDPPDMMRPAKDSDVHLEADIHAAKGNVNGFAQGDWIPYLGVDYVLTKLDDNQTLKGSFMPMVAADGPHYGDNVKLFGPGKYRLALTIIPPNENPHAHFGRHVDKETGVAPWFKPFTVEYEFTYAGPGKKGAY, from the coding sequence ATGAAGCTATTTGGCCCTGCTCTCATCGCTCTCGCCTTGGCGTCTTTCGTCGCAGTTCCCGCCATCGCCAAGGAATATCCCATCGGTAAGCCGCAGGAGCAAGGCGGCATGGAGATTGGCGCCGTCTATCTGCAGCCGATCGAAATGGACCCGCCGGACATGATGCGTCCGGCCAAGGATTCGGACGTTCATCTTGAAGCCGACATCCACGCGGCGAAAGGCAACGTCAACGGATTTGCACAGGGCGACTGGATCCCCTACCTTGGGGTCGATTACGTTTTGACCAAGCTCGACGACAATCAGACCCTCAAGGGCAGCTTCATGCCGATGGTCGCCGCCGACGGCCCGCATTATGGCGATAACGTTAAACTATTCGGTCCCGGCAAGTATAGGCTCGCGCTGACGATCATTCCGCCGAACGAAAATCCGCACGCCCACTTCGGACGTCATGTCGATAAGGAGACCGGCGTCGCGCCCTGGTTCAAGCCCTTCACCGTCGAGTATGAGTTTACTTACGCGGGGCCCGGTAAGAAGGGCGCCTATTGA